In the genome of Pseudomonadota bacterium, the window AGGCTTCAAAAATCGACCCTGTGGAGACATTGCGGTATGAGTGAGACGGTTTTAAGGGTATCAGGACTGAAAAAGAGCTTTAACAAGAACAATGTGGAGCTCAATATATTGAAGGGGCTCGATATTGATATTTATGAAGCTGATTTTATCACCATTATGGGGCCCTCAGGCGCCGGCAAAAGCACATTTCTCCATATCCTTGGAACGTTGGATACTGCAACTGAAGGTGAAATATTTTTCAGAGGCAGGAATATCAACGGATTTACCGAAGATGAAGCGAGCAAGTTCCGGAACGAAAAGGTGGGTTTTGTCTTCCAGTTTTACCATCTTTTGCAGGATTTTACCGTTATTGAAAATATTACCATACCACTCCTGATAAAAGGGGTTGGCAGTATCGAAGCTATTGCAAAGGCGGAAACCTTTCTGGAGATTATGGGCCTGAAGGATAGGAGAAATCATAGACCCGGAGAACTTTCCGGTGGGGAGCAGCAAAGGGTGGCCATCGCACGGGCATTAGTGAATGAGCCGGAGATTATCCTTGCCGATGAGCCCACAGGAAACCTCGACAGAAAGACGGGTAAAGAGGTGCTTAATTATATCCTTTCCATAAATGAACGTATATCCTCAACCCTTATACTCGTGACGCATGATCCTGAAATAGGTCTGTTGGGGAAAAGAAGGTTCAATATGGTTGATGGGGAGCTCTTCTCGTTAGAGTAATTAACCCGGATTTTCCATTAAGATACGTATCGGTGTCGGACCATCCCTCTCAAACACGCTCATTTCGCTCCAGCGGCTTCAATCGCTCGCGTTCGGCTTCGAAACTTTTGCTTGACAGCAAAAGACCAAGCTTCCTCGCCTCTCGACGGTTTGCTCCGGGATACCCCGACACCGCTTCCAATGACATATCCGGGATAAAGTGATTAAGTGATTGAGTAATTGAGTGATTAAGGAAACGCAATAAACGCAATAAACTCAAGAAACCCAACAAACGCTTATCTCGCCGCGTTATATTCCCCCCTGTCGAGACACCCATCGCCATTTTTGTCGTATTTTTTGAATTGTTCCATGGTCAGGCCCGGGATAATGGCGCTCAATTCTGCAGGGCTGATCCTGCCATCTGCATTATGGTCCACATCATTAAATACAGTGCTGTTTGTCCGTTCTTTCACGCGTACAGGGCCTCCCTTCTTTGAAACGGAGGCTGTTCTTTTTTGCTGAGAGGGCCCCGTCGGCATTACCGGAATTTTTCCCGTGAACCTCGATATGATGGCGCCATCGCCGGTATATCCGACCGAAATTGGATCGCCCGTTTTAATCTGGTCGAGGCTTTTGTAGCCTATCAATCTTGGATTGGCCACATCAAATGTGACCACTATTCCTTTGTTTCTGACGGATATTATTTTATCTGTGGTGTCAACCTTGACGACTTTACCAACGAAATCCCCCTTAGTTCTTACCCTCATCCTTATCTTTGGAGGGTTTTCGGATGATTTTTCCTTAGTAAAGCCTGTCGACACCAGGGTAATACAGGCTATGATACTGATGATTATTA includes:
- a CDS encoding ABC transporter ATP-binding protein; translation: MSETVLRVSGLKKSFNKNNVELNILKGLDIDIYEADFITIMGPSGAGKSTFLHILGTLDTATEGEIFFRGRNINGFTEDEASKFRNEKVGFVFQFYHLLQDFTVIENITIPLLIKGVGSIEAIAKAETFLEIMGLKDRRNHRPGELSGGEQQRVAIARALVNEPEIILADEPTGNLDRKTGKEVLNYILSINERISSTLILVTHDPEIGLLGKRRFNMVDGELFSLE
- a CDS encoding EF-hand domain-containing protein — protein: MKKTLIIIISIIACITLVSTGFTKEKSSENPPKIRMRVRTKGDFVGKVVKVDTTDKIISVRNKGIVVTFDVANPRLIGYKSLDQIKTGDPISVGYTGDGAIISRFTGKIPVMPTGPSQQKRTASVSKKGGPVRVKERTNSTVFNDVDHNADGRISPAELSAIIPGLTMEQFKKYDKNGDGCLDRGEYNAAR